In Prunus dulcis chromosome 1, ALMONDv2, whole genome shotgun sequence, the following are encoded in one genomic region:
- the LOC117616755 gene encoding phosphoribosylformylglycinamidine cyclo-ligase, chloroplastic/mitochondrial — protein MVTSVNPNTSRCFASSLRPSYSKPNSSQTQLCRLSSGSLSNTFSGLSMAPSTEFSRSRRIFSLSKNESGESASGHGGLTYKDAGVDIDAGSELVRRIAKMAPGIGGFGGLYPLGDSYLVAGTDGVGTKLKLAFDTGIHETIGIDLVAMSVNDIVTSGAKPLFFLDYFATSRLDVDLAEKVVKGIVDGCQQSDCTLLGGETAEMPDFYADGEYDLSGFAVGIVKKDSVIDGKNIVAGDVLIGLPSSGVHSNGFSLVRRVLVHSGLSLKDQLPGEAITLGEALMAPTVIYVKQVLDIISKGGVKGVAHITGGGFTDNIPRVFPKGLGAVIYNGSWEILPVFKWIQEVGRIEEAEMMRTFNMGIGMVLVVSREASHRILENGNGAYKAYRIGEVVRGEGVSYS, from the exons ATGGTCACCTCCGTCAACCCAAACACATCTCGTTGCTTTGCTTCTTCCCTCAGACCCTCTTATTCCAAACCCAACTCCAGCCAAACCCAGCTATGCAGACTCTCATCTGGGTCTCTCTCCAACACCTTCTCCGGCCTATCTATGGCTCCATCAACTGAATTTTCCCGCAGCAGGCGCATATTTTCACTGTCGAAGAACGAGTCCGGAGAAAGTGCTAGTGGACATGGTGGTTTGACGTATAAGGATGCTGGTGTTGATATAGATGCTGGCTCAGAACTTGTTCGACGAATTGCCAAAATGGCTCCTGGGATTGGAGGCTTTGGGGGTCTTTACCCTCTTG GTGATTCATATCTTGTTGCTGGTACAGATGGTGTTGGAACAAAACTTAAACTTGCATTTGATACTGGAATTCATGAAACCATTGGTATTGATTTG GTTGCTATGAGTGTCAATGATATTGTTACTTCTGGAGCAAAGCCGCTATTTTTCCTTGATTATTTTGCTACCAGCCGGCTTGATGTTGATCTTGCTGAAAAG GTTGTAAAAGGTATTGTCGATGGCTGCCAACAATCTGACTGTACTCTTTTAGGTGGCGAG ACTGCAGAGATGCCAGATTTTTACGCAGACGGAGAGTATGACCTCAGTGGTTTTGCGGTTGGAATTGTGAAAAAGGATTCAGTGATTGATGGGAAAAACATTGTGGCTGGGGATGTCCTCATTGGCCTACCATCCAGTGGGGTTCATTCTAATGGTTTCTCTCTTGTAAGAAG GGTACTGGTTCATAGTGGGCTGTCTCTGAAGGACCAACTACCTGGTGAAGCTATTACATTAGGTGAAGCTTTGATGGCCCCAACCGTAATATACGTTAAGCAG GTGCTTGACATTATCAGCAAGGGAGGTGTAAAGGGGGTAGCCCACATCACAGGGGGTGGTTTCACAGACAATATACCTCGAGTGTTTCCAAAAGGCCTAGGAGCTGTCATCTATAACGGTTCCTGGGAAATCCTACCTGTTTTCAAATGGATCCAAGag GTGGGAAGAATAGAAGAAGCTGAGATGATGCGAACATTTAACATGGGTATTGGCATGGTTCTTGTTGTGAGTAGAGAGGCATCCCACAGGATACTTGAGAATGGAAATGGAGCTTATAAAGCTTACCGCATTGGTGAGGTTGTAAGAGGTGAAGGAGTGAGTTATAGTTGA
- the LOC117615893 gene encoding putative disease resistance protein RGA3, translating to MAEALVSVVLEQLVSIARKQIGEEVRLVVNVDREVENLIFHFNAIQAVLQDAEERQVKEARVRNWLRSLEDVSYDINDLLDEWNTEILKHQIEKEEKEGVALTKRKKVCLFIPSPSVCCGCGPVDKVVRRHDIAKRIKETHEKLTDIANSKQNYNFHENTTRATEKLERVETSSFVEVSSIIGREEEKKRLISMLLSESSQQERSPFVVIPIVGMGGLGKTAFAQLVYNDDENIKTHFDTRIWVCVSDPFEEIKIARAIAQALNKDDNRINSTSLQPLLECINEYISGKKLFLVLDDVWNPTIDNWEPLMGALQNSAIGSRILVTTRNETVAAVMGATADHVIHLNILSDQDCLQLFNKIAFFDRERDDQLEDIGRKIVKKCNGLPLAAKTLASLMRYKKNRQEWVDVLDSKIWDLKEIEQQVFRSLFLSYYELTPAIRRCLLYCATFPKDYEFNKYKLIQLWMSNNYLSTEGDKEKQTLIGECYFDNLVMRSFFQDFDKDKEDNIVGCKMHDIVHDFVQFLTKHECIVMEVGCDNERNKVLNDKVRHLCLTSISDGSFPVSIYSCNRLRTLIASGLGLSALSSDLVLQLKCLRTLDLSDGWITDVSKEIGVLIHLRYLNLSLNPKLEELPDTVGNLCNLQTLELGFCSALKTLPVTIRKLINLKHLNLEGCKSLKVPKEIGRLKNLETLHGLILDDDVDENKGLIKLGDLGNLDQLRDIWIHNLKSVQDVSEVNKALFVNKKNLNTLLLNFIQSMYVSESEEGELQREMDEKILNAFQPHTNLERLFIGNYHGLTLRLNWMTSLLNLKTLVVFCLPFCELLPPLGKLPSLESLRIWYMRSLKKLGVDFLGIDGQLETPLFPKLKKLWFKSMVKWEDWEGIEGHREGEDSEIKIMPSLSTLKIKSCPNLKAVPDFLWKTPLQKLFIRNCENILQGCETASGRQWDKVSHIPNIKINHKYVQKNGVRMEPETTEIS from the coding sequence ATGGCTGAAGCACTTGTTTCCGTGGTCCTAGAGCAGTTGGTTTCCATCGCACGTAAACAGATAGGAGAAGAGGTGAGGCTGGTCGTGAATGTTGACAGAGAAGTTGAAAATCTCATCTTCCATTTCAATGCTATTCAAGCTGTGCTCCAGGATGCAGAGGAGAGGCAGGTGAAGGAGGCCCGCGTCAGAAACTGGCTGCGGAGTCTGGAAGATGTGTCGTACGACATTAACGATCTGTTGGACGAGTGGAACACTGAAATTCTCAAGCACCAAattgagaaagaagagaaagaaggtgTTGCCCTtacaaaaaggaagaaggtATGCCTCTTCATTCCCTCCCCTAGCGTTTGTTGTGGTTGTGGTCCAGTTGATAAAGTTGTTAGGCGTCATGACATTGCTAAGAGAATAAAAGAAACACATGAAAAGTTAACTGATATAGccaattcaaaacaaaattataactTTCATGAGAACACAACTAGAGCAACTGAGAAACTTGAACGGGTTgaaacttcttcttttgtcgAAGTGTCTAGTATAATTGGTCGTGaagaggagaaaaaaagattaataAGCATGTTGTTAAGCGAGAGCAGTCAACAAGAGAGGAGCCCATTTGTTGTGATCCCCATTGTGGGGATGGGAGGACTGGGAAAAACTGCATTTGCCCAGTTAGTCTataatgatgatgaaaatataaaaactcattttgaCACTAGAATATGGGTTTGTGTGTCAGACCCTTTTGAAGAGATCAAGATTGCCAGAGCCATTGCTCAAGCTCTAAATAAAGATGATAATCGAATTAATTCAACTAGTTTGCAACCTTTGTTGGAATGTATAAATGAATATATTAGTGGTAAAAAATTATTCCTTGTTCTGGATGATGTGTGGAATCCAACCATTGATAATTGGGAACCATTAATGGGAGCTTTACAAAATAGTGCTATAGGCAGTAGAATATTGGTGACCACACGAAACGAGACGGTTGCTGCTGTGATGGGAGCAACCGCTGATCACGTAATCCATTTGAACATCTTGAGTGATCAAGATTGTTTGCAATTATTCAATAAAATTGCTTTCTTTGATAGAGAACGAGATGATCAGCTTGAAGATATTGGGagaaaaattgttaaaaagtGCAATGGTTTGCCTCTGGCTGCAAAGACTTTAGCTAGTCTTATGCGATATAAGAAAAACAGACAAGAATGGGTAGATGTTTTGGATAGTAAGATATGGGATTTAAAAGAGATTGAACAACAGGTTTTTCGATCCCTATTCCTAAGTTATTATGAGTTGACTCCGGCAATTAGACGTTGTCTTTTATATTGTGCCACTTTTCCGAAAGATTATGAGTTTAATAAGTATAAATTGATTCAGTTGTGGATGTCAAATAACTATCTTAGTACGGAAGgagataaagaaaaacaaacactaATAGGTGAATGCTATTTTGATAACTTAGTAATGCGGTCTTTCTTTCAAGATTTTGATAAAGATAAGGAAGATAATATTGTAGGCTGCAAAATGCATGATATTGTGCACGATTTTGTACAGTTTCTGACAAAACATGAATGTATTGTTATGGAGGTTGGGTGTGACAATGAGAGAAACAAGGTATTGAATGATAAAGTTCGTCATTTGTGTTTAACGTCCATCTCAGATGGATCATTTCCTGTTTCAATTTACAGTTGCAATAGATTACGTACTCTTATAGCTTCTGGGTTGGGACTTTCTGCATTAAGCTCAGATTTAGTTTTACAATTGAAATGCCTTAGGACATTAGATTTGAGTGACGGCTGGATAACAGATGTTTCTAAAGAGATCGGGGTACTAATACATTTGCGGTATCTTAATTTATCTTTGAATCCTAAGTTGGAAGAATTACCCGATACTGTGGGTAATTTATGCAATCTGCAAACATTGGAACTCGGGTTTTGCAGTGCACTTAAAACACTACCAGTGACAATAAGAAAGTTGATTAACTTAAAGCACCTTAATCTTGAGGGTTGCAAAAGTCTAAAAGTACCAAAAGAGATTGGAAGATTAAAAAATCTGGAAACACTTCATGGCTTAATTCTCGACGATGATGTTGACGAGAATAAAGGCTTGATCAAGTTAGGGGATTTGGGAAACTTGGATCAGCTTCGAGATATTTGGATACATAACTTGAAGTCAGTGCAAGATGTGAGTGAGGTCAATAAGGCACTATTTGTGAATAAGAAAAACCTCAATACTCTGCTTCTAAATTTTATTCAGTCAATGTATGTAAGTGAAAGCGAAGAAGGTGAGCTTCAGAGAGAAATGGATGAAAAAATACTGAATGCCTTTCAACCACATACAAATTTGGAGAGGTTATTTATCGGCAATTACCACGGTCTCACTCTGCGCCTCAATTGGATGACGTCGTTGCTTAATTTGAAAACGCTTGTAGTTTTTTGTCTTCCATTTTGTGAGCTTTTGCCTCCTCTTGGGAAATTGCCGTCCCTTGAATCTCTTAGAATATGGTACATGAGGAGTCTTAAAAAGTTGGGAGTTGATTTTTTGGGAATAGATGGTCAATTGGAAACGCCATTATTCCCGAAATTGAAAAAGCTCTGGTTCAAAAGCATGGTGAAGTGGGAAGATTGGGAAGGAATTGAAGGGCACAGGGAGGGAGAGGAttctgaaattaaaataatgcCATCTCTTTCAACCTTAAAAATCAAGTCATGTCCTAATCTGAAAGCAGTGCCGGACTTCCTGTGGAAGACGCCGCTGCAGAAATTATTCATTCGTAATTGTGAGAATATTCTCCAAGGTTGCGAAACAGCGAGTGGCAGGCAGTGGGACAAGGTCTCTCACATcccaaacatcaaaattaatcataaatatgtacaaaaaaatGGAGTTCGGATGGAGCCAGAGACAACAGAGATTTCATGA
- the LOC117614060 gene encoding uncharacterized protein LOC117614060 isoform X2, whose product MEVEVSGSNPSVDAKLRRADSQKDKLRVKRKTLQAVLEQCQRALVSLDTTGGADGDSDGDYNGEDEDDDDDNSSRGAVDDDERQQGCRSTSSRPDCEADELCNLLKSRVECPDFLEKLECAQASSVPQNMAEEGSSWDLVNENDLWEDEDSDLGEEDYVLVRQEDIVEGIACFMAAYLLSLKQTKELTPNQLQDALSKTFSVRKKKGKLRKAWDGSKVIYNVASWGATAIGIYQNPVIVRAATKAFWTSCQVISKLL is encoded by the exons ATGGAGGTCGAGGTCTCCGGTTCGAATCCCTCGGTCGATGCGAAATTGAGGAGAGCGGATTCGCAGAAGGATAAGCTCCGCGTGAAGCGGAAGACTCTGCAGGCTGTGCTCGAGCAGTGCCAGAGAGCCCTCGTGTCGCTCGATACCACTGGGGGTGCTGACGGCGACAGCGATGGAGATTATAACGGTGAGGATGAagacgatgatgatgataacAGTTCTCGTGGTGCTGTCGATGACGATGAGCGCCAGCAAGGCTGCAGATCGACGAGTTCGCGCCCTGACTGCGAAGCCGACGAG TTATGCAATCTTCTAAAATCTAGAGTTGAATGTCCCGACTTCCTTGAAAAGCTAGAATGCGCGCAAGCATCATCAGTTCCCCAAAATATGGCTG AAGAAGGTAGTTCTTGGGATCTGGTTAATGAGAATGATCTATGGGAAGATGAGGATAGCGACTTGGGTGAAGAAGACTATGTTCTTGTTAGGCAAGAAGATATAGTTGAGGGTATTGCATGCTTTATGGCTGCATACCTGTTATCCCTTAAACAGACTAAG GAATTGACCCCTAATCAACTTCAGGATG CCCTTAGCAAAACATTCTCcgtgagaaagaagaagggaaaactTCGAAAGGCTTGGGATGGAAGCAAAGTCATTTATAATGTAGCATCATGGGGGGCAACCGCCATCGG GATATACCAAAACCCTGTAATAGTAAGGGCTGCCACGAAAGCCTTCTGGACATCTTGTCAAGTTATATCAAAGCTTCTCTAA
- the LOC117637857 gene encoding uncharacterized protein LOC117637857, translating to MFTEGLDRSALRWVREKDVPFSSSNLRTRIDPITHIRSGSGGRGFGLPPPSKFRSGHLPSNAIPVRTIPADGDESGSASDNDRTTDSEDGIYGGRYSLDSSPQDDRVPSASAHRYGKPSQGQPHYGSDYTYSDVSSSMDTVVGRHKPAAEKLVRGTGKYPVARNGYTEDESSDSAASSEYSTSQAGGSINSGVPRNRAYVSEGYASSVPSQRNLESSAKKNFNSTNLQSEKLSDDDVPSAPPFCGATQEIKQDDDISPSRVHRTPHATASSEFKTTPARKQEGNIENGNLGQFVRTTTSSEAAVPSCPARLPTFYASALGSWHAVIAYDACVRLCLHAWAMECMEAPMFLENECAQLRDSFSLRQVLLQSEEELLSKQTSELAGEKAAPKPKKIVGKMKVQVRRMKPGLDPPTGCSISSLRPPVIKLESIRYRLSSFQSTLASGWQALRRIRVVPRVPANGSFSRQSLAYVHAGTQYIKQVSGLLKTGVTSLRESSSSYEVVHETYSCLLRLKSSTEEEAVRMQPGSGETHVFFPDSLGDDLIVEVLDSKGKHFGRVLVQVATIADDPADKQRWFNVYCEPEHELVGKIQLSVYYSTSSDDNPKCGSVAETVAYDLVLEVAMKVQNFQQRNLLLHGPWKWLLTEFASYYGVSDVYTKLRYLSYVMDVATPTADCLNLVYDLLKPVLMKGHHKSMLSHQENRILGETKVHIQQILALAFENYKSLDESSLSGILEVFRPATGHAAPALEPAVKLYTLLHDILSPEAQTALCHHFQVAAKKRSRRHLAETDEYVTNNSDGTLIDILSMTTAYQKMKSLCLNIRNEILTDIEIHNQHILPSFIDLPHLSSSIYSTELCSRLRAFLIAYPPTGPSPPVADLVIATADFQRDLASWHISYVKGGVDAKELFHLYIMLWIQNKRGSLLEACKLDKVKWSGVRTQHSTTPFVDEMYDRLKETLSDYEIIICRWPEYACILENAVADVEKAIVESLDKQYADILAPLKENLAPKKFGLKYVQKLAKRSVSSYTVPEELGILLNSLKRMLDVLRPQIEVQFKSWGSCIPDGGNTVAGERLSEVTVMLRAKFKNYLQAIVEKLAENTKLQSSTKMKKILQDSKETVVESDVRSRMQLLKDQLANTVNHLHTVFGTHVFIAICRGYWDRMGQDVLSFLENRKENRSWYKGSRIAVSILDDTFASQMQQLLGNALQEKDLEPPRSIMEVRSMLCKDAANHKDNTYYF from the exons ATGTTCACTGAAGGTCTTGATAGGAGCGCCCTTCGTTGGGTTAGAGAG AAGGATGTTCCATTCTCGAGTTCTAATTTGAGAACTCGAATTGATCCGATTACACACATTCGTAGTGGTAGTGGCGGCAGGGGATTTGGACTGCCCCCACCGTCAAAATTTAGAAGTGGGCACTTGCCTTCCAATGCCATACCGGTTCGGACAATTCCAGCTGATGGGGATGAGAGTGGGTCTGCTTCTGATAATGACAGAACCACTGATTCAGAAGACGGCATTTATGGAGGTAGATACTCACTGGATTCATCACCACAAGATGATAGGGTTCCCAGTGCTTCTGCTCATAGGTATGGGAAACCGTCGCAAGGGCAACCCCATTATGGCAGTGATTATACGTACTCAGATGTCAGTTCATCGATGGACACTGTTGTGGGGAGACATAAACCTGCGGCCGAGAAGTTGGTCAGGGGAACTGGGAAGTATCCAGTTGCAAGGAATGGTTACACTGAGGATGAGTCATCAGATTCGGCTGCAAGCTCAGAATATTCTACTTCACAAGCAGGAGGAAGCATCAACAGTGGGGTGCCACGTAACAGAGCTTATGTTTCAGAGGGATATGCCTCCAGCGTGCCTTCACAGAGGAACTTggaaagctctgccaaaaag AATTTTAATTCCACAAACCTGCAGAGTGAAAAGTTATCTGATGATGATGTTCCTAGTGCACCACCTTTTTGTGGTGCAACTCAGGAAATTAAACAGGACGATGACATAAGTCCATCTAGAGTACATAGGACACCACATGCAACCGCTTCATCTGAGTTCAAAACAACCCCTGCTAGAAAGCAGGAGGGCAATATTGAAAATGGCAATCTTGGCCAGTTTGTAAG AACTACCACTAGTTCCGAAGCTGCTGTGCCATCATGTCCTGCTCGCCTCCCCACCTTTTATGCAAG TGCTCTAGGGTCATGGCATGCTGTTATTGCATATGATGCCTGTGTGCGTTTGTGCCTTCATGCTTGGGCAATGGAATGCATGGAAGCTCCCATGTTTTTGGAAAATGAATGTGCTCAACTACGCGATTCATTTAG TTTACGACAAGTACTTTTACAATCAGAGGAAGAATTGTTGTCAAAGCAGACTTCAGAGCTTGCCGGTGAGAAAGCTGCTccaaaacccaagaaaattGTTGGCAAGATGAAAGTGCAAG TGCGTAGAATGAAACCGGGCCTGGACCCGCCAACTGGCTGTAGTATTTCATCTCTAAGGCCACCAGTAATCAAACTGGAATCCATTCGATATCGTCTCTCCAGCTTCCAGTCTACACTCGCTTCTGGATGGCAAGCCCTTCGAAGGATTCGAGTTGTACCTCGTGTACCTGCAAATGGTTCTTTTTCACGTCAAAGCTTGGCATATGTGCATGCTGGTACTCAGTATATAAAACAGGTGTCTGGACTCTTGAAAACTGGTGTAACAAGTCTGCGGGAGAGTTCGTCCTCATATGAAGTTGTGCATG AAACGTACTCTTGCTTGTTAAGACTGAAAAGTTCAACTGAAGAAGAGGCTGTCAGGATGCAACCTGGATCTGGTGAAACTCATGTCTT CTTTCCAGATAGTTTGGGAGATGATTTAATAGTTGAAGTACTTGATTCAAAGGGAAAACATTTCGGAAGAGTCCTTGTTCAAGTGGCAACTATTGCTGATGACCCG GCTGACAAGCAACGCTGGTTCAATGTCTATTGTGAACCTGAACATGAGCTTGTGGGGAAGATACAGCTTTCTGTATATTATTCAACGAGTTCAGATGACAATCCCAAG TGTGGCTCTGTTGCAGAAACGGTTGCATATGATCTAGTTTTAGAAGTCGCTATGAAGGTTCAGAATTTTCAACAAAGGAATCTATTGTTGCATGGTCCTTGGAAATGGCTTTTAACAGAGTTTGCATCATATTATGGTGTTTCTGATGTATACACCAAGCTGAG ATATCTCTCTTATGTTATGGACGTAGCTACACCAACAGCTGATTGCCTCAACTTGGTCTACGATTTACTAAAGCCTGTTTTGATGAAAGGCCACCATAAGAGCATGTTGAGTCACCAAGAG AACCGAATCTTAGGAGAAACTAAGGTTCATATTCAACAGATTCTTGCTCTAGCTTTTGAGAATTACAAGTCCTTGGATGAGTCATCGCTTTCAGGTATTTTGGAAGTTTTTCGACCTGCAACTGGGCATGCTGCACCTGCATTGGAGCCTGCTGTGAAACTTTACACGCTCCTTCACGATATCTTGTCTCCAGAGGCTCAGACTGCTTTATGCCACCATTTCCAG GTTGCCGCGAAAAAAAGATCAAGAAGGCACTTGGCTGAGACAGATGAATATGTTACCAACAATAGTGATGGAACTTTGATTGATATTTTGAGTATGACGACAGCGTACCAGAAAATGAAATCCTTGTGCCTTAACATTAGGAATGAAATCCTCACTGATATTGAGATCCATAATCAGCATATACTGCCCAG TTTCATAGACCTCCCACATCTGTCGTCATCAATATACAGCACAGAGCTGTGCAGTAGATTGCGTGCTTTCCTCATTGCATATCCCCCAACAGGTCCTTCACCTCCTGTAGCAGACCTTGTTATAGCCACAGCAGATTTTCAAAGGGACCTTGCCAGCTGGCACATCAG TTATGTTAAAGGTGGAGTTGATGCAAAAGAATTGTTCCACCTATACATTATGCTGTGGATTCAAAATAAACGAGGTTCTTTGCTTGAAGCATGCAAACTAGACAAG GTAAAATGGTCAGGAGTTAGGACACAACATTCCACGACTCCTTTTGTGGATGAAATGTATGATCGTCTGAAAGAAACTTTGAGTGACTATGAGATCATCATTTGCCGGTGGCCTGAATATGCCTGCATTCTGGAGAAT GCTGTTGCTGATGTTGAGAAGGCGATAGTAGAATCTCTAGACAAGCAGTATGCAGATATCCTGGCACCATTGAAGGAAAATTTGGCACCCAAGAAATTTGGCCTCAAGTATGTTCAAAAACTTGCCAAAAGGTCTGTGAGCTCTTATACCGTCCCTGAAGAG TTGGGAATTCTGTTAAATTCCTTAAAGAGAATGCTTGATGTCCTTCGGCCCCAAATAGAAGTTCAGTTCAAATCATGGGGTTCCTGCATCCCTGATGGTGGAAACACAGTTGCTGGAGAGCGTCTCAGTGAAGTTACTGTGATGTTGAGAGCCAAGTTTAAAAATTACCTACAAGCAATTGTGGAAAAACTTGCAGAGAAT ACAAAGTTGCAGAGTTCtacaaaaatgaagaagattCTCCAAGATTCAAAAGAAACTGTGGTAGAATCTGATGTGAGAAGTAGAATGCAGCTTTTGAAAGACCAGCTGGCAAATACAGTCAATCACTTACATACAGTGTTTGGGACTCACGTCTTCATTGCAATTTGTCGAGGTTATTGGGACAGAATGGGACAA GATGTGCTGAGTTTCTTAgagaacagaaaagaaaatagatcATGGTATAAGGGTTCACGAATTGCTGTCTCT attctAGACGACACTTTTGCATCACAGATGCAGCAGTTGTTGGGGAATGCACTGCAGGAGAAGGACCTGGAGCCTCCTCGATCCATCATGGAAGTCCGATCAATGCTTTGCAAGGATGCTGCCAATCACAAGGACAACACCTATTACTTTTAG
- the LOC117614060 gene encoding uncharacterized protein LOC117614060 isoform X1, with translation MEVEVSGSNPSVDAKLRRADSQKDKLRVKRKTLQAVLEQCQRALVSLDTTGGADGDSDGDYNGEDEDDDDDNSSRGAVDDDERQQGCRSTSSRPDCEADELCNLLKSRVECPDFLEKLECAQASSVPQNMAAEEGSSWDLVNENDLWEDEDSDLGEEDYVLVRQEDIVEGIACFMAAYLLSLKQTKELTPNQLQDALSKTFSVRKKKGKLRKAWDGSKVIYNVASWGATAIGIYQNPVIVRAATKAFWTSCQVISKLL, from the exons ATGGAGGTCGAGGTCTCCGGTTCGAATCCCTCGGTCGATGCGAAATTGAGGAGAGCGGATTCGCAGAAGGATAAGCTCCGCGTGAAGCGGAAGACTCTGCAGGCTGTGCTCGAGCAGTGCCAGAGAGCCCTCGTGTCGCTCGATACCACTGGGGGTGCTGACGGCGACAGCGATGGAGATTATAACGGTGAGGATGAagacgatgatgatgataacAGTTCTCGTGGTGCTGTCGATGACGATGAGCGCCAGCAAGGCTGCAGATCGACGAGTTCGCGCCCTGACTGCGAAGCCGACGAG TTATGCAATCTTCTAAAATCTAGAGTTGAATGTCCCGACTTCCTTGAAAAGCTAGAATGCGCGCAAGCATCATCAGTTCCCCAAAATATGGCTG CAGAAGAAGGTAGTTCTTGGGATCTGGTTAATGAGAATGATCTATGGGAAGATGAGGATAGCGACTTGGGTGAAGAAGACTATGTTCTTGTTAGGCAAGAAGATATAGTTGAGGGTATTGCATGCTTTATGGCTGCATACCTGTTATCCCTTAAACAGACTAAG GAATTGACCCCTAATCAACTTCAGGATG CCCTTAGCAAAACATTCTCcgtgagaaagaagaagggaaaactTCGAAAGGCTTGGGATGGAAGCAAAGTCATTTATAATGTAGCATCATGGGGGGCAACCGCCATCGG GATATACCAAAACCCTGTAATAGTAAGGGCTGCCACGAAAGCCTTCTGGACATCTTGTCAAGTTATATCAAAGCTTCTCTAA